The proteins below are encoded in one region of Sphingobium yanoikuyae:
- a CDS encoding autotransporter assembly complex protein TamA, producing MSLAFCTAGTAFAQAAQPAPDPAADPASPPVDPSASLDAMPDIGIDWPDMGQPDTVAPLPEDPVAASEPDTPDQPAQQADAAADTGPAEEVVTFTDAGEERKYGVTLRGIDAIGDNQVAPRFDSLSILHQGEGKAANLAQINRRVKEDSDLLDRLLRADGYYAARVRGSVAPPPAGSDKLSVIFDVTPGPLYVLDTVEIAGLAETGPREETLRGAFTMKSGDPINADRILAGQTALATALGENGYPFARVDEPEVRIDHEARNGDLDIIVTPGGYRSFGQILLDNDDVFSARHLQRMARFEPGETYRATDVEDLRRAIVTTGLVSSVTLTPKDAGDGEHVDLDVDLRPAPMRTIAGELGYGTGEGYRAEVSWQHRNLFPPEGSLTLRGVLGTQEQTAQATYRRNNFRERDHVLTGLVSYSNIRRDAYDARTITLSGGLERQTNILFQKHWVWRVGAELIASDEADAFSGGSRRTFFIGAVPLSLTYDGSDDLLNPSKGFRLGGRLSPELSFQGSTFGYAKAQVDASAYQPINDRVVLAGRTRLGTILGSTVDRIAPSRRFYAGGGASVRGYGYQAIGPRYGPDDDPVGGKSLIEFSAEARIRFGNFGVVPFLDAGNISTTFLPRFRDLRVGTGLGVRYYSSFGPIRVDVGTPINPQPGDAKVAVYVSLGQAF from the coding sequence TTGTCCCTGGCGTTCTGCACCGCCGGCACTGCGTTCGCGCAGGCGGCCCAGCCTGCGCCTGATCCCGCTGCCGATCCCGCCAGCCCGCCGGTCGATCCCTCCGCATCGCTCGATGCCATGCCCGACATCGGCATCGACTGGCCCGACATGGGCCAGCCCGATACGGTCGCCCCACTGCCGGAGGATCCGGTTGCGGCCAGCGAACCCGACACCCCCGACCAGCCGGCGCAGCAGGCCGACGCCGCCGCCGATACCGGCCCGGCCGAGGAGGTCGTCACCTTCACCGACGCCGGGGAGGAGCGCAAATATGGCGTCACCCTGCGCGGTATCGACGCGATCGGCGACAATCAGGTCGCGCCCCGTTTCGACAGCCTGTCGATATTGCACCAGGGGGAGGGGAAGGCCGCCAACCTTGCCCAGATCAACCGCCGGGTGAAGGAGGACAGCGACCTGCTCGACCGGCTGCTGCGCGCCGACGGCTATTATGCCGCGCGGGTGCGCGGCAGCGTCGCGCCGCCGCCCGCCGGCAGCGACAAGCTGTCGGTCATCTTTGATGTCACGCCGGGGCCGCTTTATGTCCTCGACACGGTGGAGATTGCCGGTCTCGCCGAAACCGGCCCGCGGGAGGAGACGCTGCGCGGCGCCTTCACGATGAAGTCGGGCGATCCGATCAACGCCGACCGCATCCTTGCGGGGCAGACCGCGCTGGCGACGGCGCTGGGCGAAAATGGCTATCCCTTTGCCAGGGTGGACGAACCCGAAGTGCGGATCGACCATGAAGCGCGCAACGGCGATCTCGACATCATCGTCACGCCCGGCGGTTATCGCAGCTTCGGCCAGATATTGCTCGACAATGATGATGTGTTCAGCGCCCGCCATCTCCAGCGCATGGCCCGGTTCGAACCCGGCGAAACCTACCGCGCCACCGATGTGGAGGATCTGCGCCGCGCTATCGTCACCACCGGCCTCGTCTCGTCCGTCACGCTGACGCCGAAGGACGCGGGCGATGGCGAGCATGTCGACCTGGATGTCGATCTGCGCCCGGCGCCGATGCGCACCATTGCGGGCGAACTGGGCTATGGTACGGGCGAAGGTTATCGCGCGGAGGTCAGTTGGCAGCATCGCAATCTTTTCCCGCCCGAAGGATCGCTCACTCTGCGCGGCGTGCTCGGCACCCAGGAACAGACGGCGCAGGCCACCTATCGCCGCAACAATTTCCGCGAGCGCGACCATGTGCTGACGGGCCTCGTCTCCTACAGCAATATCCGCCGCGACGCCTATGACGCGCGCACCATCACCCTGTCGGGCGGGCTGGAGCGGCAGACCAACATCCTGTTCCAGAAACATTGGGTCTGGCGCGTCGGCGCCGAACTCATCGCCTCGGACGAAGCGGACGCCTTTTCCGGCGGCAGCCGCCGTACCTTCTTCATCGGCGCGGTGCCGCTCAGCCTGACCTATGATGGCAGCGACGACCTGCTCAACCCCAGCAAGGGCTTCCGCCTCGGCGGCCGCCTCAGCCCCGAACTCTCCTTTCAGGGGTCGACCTTCGGCTATGCCAAGGCGCAGGTCGACGCCAGCGCCTATCAGCCGATCAATGATCGTGTCGTGCTCGCCGGGCGGACCCGGCTCGGCACCATCCTCGGCTCCACGGTCGATCGCATCGCGCCGTCGCGGCGCTTCTATGCCGGCGGCGGCGCGTCGGTGCGCGGCTATGGCTATCAGGCGATCGGCCCGCGCTACGGCCCGGATGATGATCCGGTCGGCGGCAAGAGCCTGATCGAATTTTCGGCCGAGGCGCGCATCCGCTTCGGCAATTTCGGCGTCGTGCCCTTCCTCGACGCGGGCAATATCTCCACCACCTTCCTGCCGCGCTTCCGCGACCTGCGGGTCGGCACCGGGCTTGGCGTGCGCTATTATAGCAGCTTCGGCCCGATCCGCGTCGATGTCGGCACGCCGATCAATCCGCAGCCGGGCGATGCCAAGGTCGCCGTCTATGTCTCGCTGGGGCAGGCCTTCTGA
- a CDS encoding DUF1465 family protein, which translates to MRNAAALDPGLHRRLVDGLYMEAMVMADEARSYFDADEAGQFAADDPLRRVSFACESLKVTTRLMHIIAWLLSQRAWQRGEISDADVADEKYRLGRATATDPGIAGDFPFAARSLIEASQELYGRVARLEKRMLSPDAPLADSPARALMDRLNTAF; encoded by the coding sequence ATGCGCAACGCAGCCGCCCTTGATCCCGGTCTTCATCGCCGCCTTGTCGATGGCCTCTATATGGAGGCGATGGTGATGGCGGATGAGGCGCGCTCCTATTTCGACGCGGACGAGGCCGGGCAGTTTGCCGCCGACGATCCCCTGCGCCGCGTGTCCTTCGCCTGTGAATCGCTCAAGGTCACGACCCGGCTGATGCACATCATCGCCTGGCTGCTCAGCCAGCGCGCCTGGCAGCGTGGCGAAATTAGCGATGCGGACGTGGCCGATGAGAAATATCGGCTCGGCCGCGCCACCGCCACCGATCCGGGCATTGCCGGCGACTTCCCCTTCGCCGCCCGTTCGCTGATCGAGGCGAGCCAGGAGCTTTATGGTCGGGTCGCGCGGCTGGAAAAACGGATGCTGTCGCCGGACGCGCCGCTGGCCGACAGTCCGGCCCGCGCACTCATGGATCGGCTCAACACCGCCTTCTGA
- a CDS encoding YdcH family protein, with the protein MRRLELLRVEHRDLDAAIAALVDGGVGDQMQVARLKKRKLRLRDEIVALEDALVPDIIA; encoded by the coding sequence ATGCGCCGGTTGGAGCTGCTGCGGGTCGAGCATCGCGATCTCGATGCCGCGATCGCGGCGCTGGTCGACGGCGGGGTGGGTGACCAGATGCAGGTCGCGCGCCTCAAGAAACGCAAGCTGCGGCTGCGGGACGAGATCGTCGCGCTCGAAGATGCGCTGGTCCCGGACATCATCGCCTGA
- a CDS encoding YdcH family protein: MENSHVSALSAKHAGLEARIKAESSRPMPDDILVASLKKQKLRVKEEMQGRH; the protein is encoded by the coding sequence ATGGAAAATTCCCACGTTTCAGCTCTTTCCGCAAAGCATGCCGGGCTTGAAGCCCGGATCAAGGCCGAGTCGAGTCGGCCGATGCCCGACGACATTCTCGTCGCCTCGCTGAAGAAGCAGAAATTGCGGGTCAAGGAAGAGATGCAGGGCCGACATTAA
- a CDS encoding PilZ domain-containing protein, which translates to MDKETGNSDRGPARSAPRDSLFLLTSLSTLDGVDLGKARVRNLSATGLMADCERAIPAGTRLRLELRGVGLVEGAVAWSRDDKIGFAFDAPIDPQLARKPVANGVSRQALPDYLRSATITRR; encoded by the coding sequence ATGGATAAGGAAACGGGAAATTCTGATCGGGGACCGGCTCGTTCCGCGCCGCGCGACAGCCTGTTCCTGCTCACCAGCCTCAGCACGCTGGATGGCGTCGATCTGGGCAAGGCGCGCGTGCGCAATCTGTCGGCCACCGGCCTGATGGCGGATTGCGAACGCGCCATTCCCGCCGGCACGCGGCTGCGTCTCGAACTGCGCGGTGTTGGCCTGGTCGAGGGGGCTGTCGCCTGGTCGCGCGATGACAAGATCGGCTTCGCCTTCGACGCGCCGATCGATCCGCAACTGGCGCGCAAGCCGGTCGCCAATGGCGTGTCGCGGCAGGCCCTGCCGGACTATCTGCGTTCCGCGACGATCACGCGCCGCTGA
- the dksA gene encoding RNA polymerase-binding protein DksA — MASVLNSDKDGVKPPKSTVTLPDDYRPSADEEFMNPLQQEYFRQRLWDWKKQILSEAEGTLAVLQNEPLREPDLNDRASSETDWSIELRTRDRQRKLISKIDAALRRIDEGEYGYCEVTGEPISLGRLEARPIATMTVEAQERHERQEKVSRDD, encoded by the coding sequence ATGGCATCGGTACTGAATTCCGATAAAGACGGTGTGAAGCCGCCAAAATCGACCGTAACACTCCCGGACGATTATCGTCCGTCGGCTGACGAAGAATTCATGAACCCCCTGCAGCAGGAATATTTCCGGCAGCGTCTCTGGGACTGGAAGAAACAGATCCTGTCGGAAGCGGAAGGCACGCTCGCTGTGCTGCAGAATGAACCGCTGCGCGAACCCGACCTCAACGACCGCGCATCGAGCGAGACCGACTGGTCGATCGAACTGCGCACCCGCGACCGCCAGCGCAAGCTGATCTCCAAGATCGACGCGGCGCTCCGCCGTATCGACGAAGGCGAATATGGCTATTGCGAAGTCACCGGCGAGCCGATCTCGCTGGGCCGGCTGGAAGCCCGTCCGATCGCGACCATGACGGTCGAGGCGCAGGAGCGGCACGAGCGTCAGGAAAAAGTCTCCCGCGACGATTAA
- a CDS encoding host attachment family protein, giving the protein MQIDHDAMVLVADGRKLLFFRNKGDRAFPQLEAEEVKVQDNPADRDQASDAPGRAFNSVGSHRSSMEQTDFHELEEARFAAEAADLLKRRAFAQDYEKLIIVAPPTALGEMRKHYHKEVQDRLVGEIAKDLANHPVGEIEKIIARS; this is encoded by the coding sequence ATGCAGATCGATCATGATGCGATGGTGCTGGTGGCGGACGGGCGCAAATTGCTCTTCTTCCGCAACAAGGGCGACCGCGCCTTTCCCCAGCTGGAGGCGGAAGAGGTGAAGGTGCAGGATAATCCGGCCGACCGGGACCAGGCATCGGACGCGCCCGGCCGCGCCTTCAATTCGGTTGGCAGCCATCGCAGCAGTATGGAACAGACCGATTTCCATGAACTGGAAGAGGCACGCTTCGCGGCAGAGGCGGCAGACCTGCTCAAGCGCCGCGCCTTTGCCCAGGATTATGAGAAGCTGATCATCGTCGCCCCGCCCACGGCATTGGGCGAGATGCGCAAACATTATCACAAGGAAGTGCAGGACCGGCTGGTCGGCGAGATCGCCAAGGATCTGGCCAATCATCCGGTCGGTGAGATCGAGAAGATCATCGCCCGCAGTTGA
- the serS gene encoding serine--tRNA ligase: protein MHDIRFIRENPAAFDAALARRGLAPLSADILALDEKSRALKTELQQGQARRNEASKAIGQAMAAKDMAKAEALKAEVAALKEGTPALEAEEAEVGAALNAMLAAIPNLPADDVPQGADEAGNVELSRWGNVRAFDFAPQDHADFGPALGLDFEGGARLSGARFTALRGQMARLHRALAQYMLDTQTGTNGYEETNPPLLVKDEALFGTGQLPKFAEDLFSTLRSVSSLEHFVNRINEALSGQGQPGWSGNLNALIQQEYLTNPEVRREKLWLIPTAEVSLTNLVAEQIVPTDALPVRLTALTPCFRSEAGSAGRDTRGFIRQHQFEKVELVAICAPEESDAEHERMVQAAEGILQALNLPYRKMLLCSGDMGFGARKTYDLEVWLPSQATYREISSVSNCGDFQARRMNARYKPEGEKATRFLHTLNGSGLAVGRTLVAVLENYQQADGSVIVPEVLTPYMGGITKLEPR from the coding sequence ATGCACGACATCCGCTTCATCCGCGAAAATCCCGCCGCTTTCGACGCCGCCCTGGCGCGCCGTGGCCTGGCCCCGCTGTCCGCCGACATATTGGCGCTGGACGAAAAGAGCCGCGCGCTCAAGACGGAGCTGCAGCAGGGACAGGCCCGCCGCAACGAGGCGAGCAAGGCGATCGGTCAGGCGATGGCGGCCAAGGACATGGCCAAGGCCGAGGCGCTGAAGGCCGAGGTCGCGGCGCTGAAGGAAGGCACGCCCGCGCTGGAAGCCGAAGAGGCCGAGGTCGGCGCGGCGCTCAATGCCATGCTGGCGGCGATCCCCAACCTGCCCGCCGACGATGTGCCGCAGGGCGCGGATGAAGCCGGCAATGTCGAGCTGAGCCGCTGGGGGAATGTTCGCGCGTTCGATTTCGCGCCGCAGGACCATGCCGATTTCGGCCCGGCGCTGGGGCTGGATTTCGAGGGCGGCGCGCGACTTTCGGGTGCGCGCTTCACCGCGCTGCGCGGCCAGATGGCGCGGCTGCACCGCGCGCTGGCGCAATATATGCTCGACACCCAGACCGGTACCAACGGCTATGAGGAAACCAATCCGCCACTGCTGGTGAAGGACGAGGCGCTGTTCGGCACCGGGCAGTTGCCCAAGTTTGCCGAAGATCTGTTCTCTACGCTCAGATCTGTATCTTCGCTCGAGCATTTTGTGAATCGGATTAATGAAGCCCTTAGCGGCCAAGGCCAGCCAGGATGGTCAGGTAACCTGAATGCGCTAATTCAGCAAGAATACCTCACAAATCCTGAGGTTCGCAGGGAAAAGCTTTGGCTGATCCCGACTGCCGAGGTATCGCTGACCAATCTGGTCGCCGAGCAGATCGTGCCGACCGACGCCCTGCCGGTGCGGCTGACCGCGCTGACCCCCTGTTTCCGGTCCGAGGCCGGATCGGCCGGGCGCGACACGCGCGGCTTCATCCGCCAGCATCAGTTCGAGAAGGTCGAGCTGGTCGCGATCTGCGCGCCCGAGGAATCGGACGCCGAGCATGAGCGGATGGTGCAGGCGGCCGAGGGCATTTTGCAGGCGCTGAACCTGCCCTATCGCAAGATGCTGCTGTGCAGCGGCGACATGGGCTTTGGCGCGCGCAAGACCTATGACCTGGAAGTCTGGCTGCCGAGCCAGGCGACCTATCGCGAGATCAGCTCCGTCTCCAACTGCGGCGATTTCCAGGCGCGGCGAATGAACGCCCGCTACAAGCCGGAGGGGGAGAAAGCGACCCGCTTCCTCCATACCCTCAACGGATCGGGCCTGGCGGTCGGTCGCACGCTGGTTGCGGTGCTGGAAAATTACCAGCAGGCCGATGGCAGCGTGATCGTGCCCGAGGTGCTGACGCCCTATATGGGCGGCATCACCAAGCTGGAGCCGCGATAA
- the surE gene encoding 5'/3'-nucleotidase SurE has translation MRILLTNDDGVHAPGLKVLEAIARTLSDDIWIVAPSEEQSGAGHSLTLTRPLRIRKHGDKHYSVTGTPTDAVMMAVGHLMKDAKPDLVLSGVNRGANLAEDVTYSGTVAAAMEGAISGIKSIALSQVYAREAMGDAVPFAAAEAWGERVLRPLIAMPASPRLLFNVNFPAIAPDRIKGVRVVRQGFHDIDRTKIIEGTDPRGYRYYWFGLGRSDSAPEGTDLAAIADEYIAVTPLHYDLTQDGALAATAQAFSD, from the coding sequence ATGCGCATCCTCCTCACCAATGACGATGGCGTCCATGCGCCGGGGCTGAAGGTGCTGGAGGCGATCGCCCGCACCCTGTCCGACGATATCTGGATCGTTGCGCCCAGCGAGGAACAGTCCGGCGCAGGCCACAGCCTGACGCTGACCCGGCCGCTGCGCATCCGCAAGCATGGCGACAAACATTATAGCGTCACCGGCACGCCGACCGATGCGGTGATGATGGCGGTCGGCCATCTGATGAAGGACGCGAAACCGGACCTGGTCCTGTCGGGCGTCAATCGCGGGGCCAACCTGGCCGAGGACGTCACCTATTCGGGCACCGTCGCCGCCGCGATGGAGGGTGCGATTTCCGGCATCAAGTCGATCGCGCTGAGCCAGGTCTATGCCCGTGAGGCGATGGGCGACGCGGTACCCTTTGCTGCCGCCGAAGCCTGGGGCGAGCGGGTGCTGCGCCCGCTGATCGCCATGCCGGCCAGCCCGCGCCTGCTGTTCAACGTCAATTTCCCCGCGATCGCCCCGGACAGGATCAAGGGCGTGCGCGTGGTGCGGCAGGGCTTCCATGACATCGACCGGACGAAGATCATCGAGGGCACCGATCCGCGCGGCTATCGCTATTACTGGTTTGGCCTGGGGCGGAGCGATTCCGCGCCCGAGGGAACCGATCTGGCGGCCATCGCAGATGAGTATATCGCGGTGACGCCGCTTCATTATGACCTGACGCAGGATGGCGCGCTGGCGGCGACGGCGCAGGCATTTTCGGACTGA
- a CDS encoding peptidoglycan DD-metalloendopeptidase family protein produces the protein MAGHLRGRRWLPMAPLPLLLAGCIPAPVQDSAPYAAPLPPAQPAPAIPPSPSMPPQPVKPEPQMIERKPVWTAQQVTANARTVAASLYSVQPGDTLRGIGNRTGAGSDAIARANGLAPPYALRPGQSLSIPSGRYHAVAEGETGIAIAVAYGVRWSDIVDINGLTEPYVLRRGQRLLLPGGEMPAAPVAAQPVRAPASSLEQRAAAFRIDIDDVLTGGQPAVAEEKPRTVAKAQPRPLPSNVPIAQPGGFSGQFAWPLKGNILSRFGPGESGAKNNGIDIAAPIGTPIRAAADGVVAYAGDSIAVFGGLILITHGSGWVSAYGHANRIDVVRGQKVTKGQVIGLSGDTGYASKPKLHFELRKDRVPINPMTQLPTP, from the coding sequence ATGGCTGGACATCTGAGGGGGCGGCGCTGGCTGCCCATGGCGCCGCTGCCGCTGCTGCTGGCGGGTTGCATCCCTGCCCCGGTGCAGGACAGCGCCCCCTATGCCGCCCCCCTGCCCCCGGCCCAGCCGGCGCCCGCCATTCCGCCATCGCCCAGCATGCCGCCGCAACCGGTCAAGCCCGAACCGCAGATGATCGAGCGCAAACCGGTCTGGACGGCGCAGCAGGTGACGGCGAATGCGCGGACGGTGGCCGCCAGCCTCTACAGCGTGCAGCCGGGCGACACGCTGCGCGGCATCGGCAACCGCACCGGCGCGGGATCGGACGCGATCGCACGGGCCAACGGACTGGCCCCGCCCTATGCGCTGCGGCCGGGGCAGAGCCTGTCGATCCCCAGCGGGCGTTATCATGCGGTGGCAGAGGGGGAGACCGGCATCGCCATCGCCGTGGCCTATGGCGTGCGGTGGAGCGACATTGTCGACATCAATGGCCTGACCGAACCCTATGTACTGCGGCGCGGGCAGCGACTGCTGCTGCCCGGTGGCGAGATGCCGGCCGCCCCGGTGGCGGCGCAGCCGGTCCGGGCGCCCGCATCCAGCCTGGAACAGCGCGCCGCCGCCTTCCGCATCGACATTGACGATGTGCTGACCGGCGGCCAGCCTGCCGTCGCGGAGGAGAAGCCGCGCACGGTGGCCAAGGCGCAGCCCCGCCCCCTGCCCTCCAATGTGCCGATCGCCCAGCCTGGCGGCTTTTCCGGCCAATTCGCCTGGCCGCTCAAGGGCAATATCCTCTCGCGCTTCGGCCCCGGCGAAAGCGGCGCCAAGAATAACGGCATCGACATTGCCGCGCCGATCGGCACGCCGATCCGCGCGGCGGCTGATGGAGTCGTCGCCTATGCCGGCGACAGCATCGCGGTGTTCGGCGGCCTCATCCTCATCACCCATGGTAGCGGCTGGGTCAGCGCCTATGGCCATGCCAACCGGATCGACGTGGTTCGCGGGCAGAAGGTGACTAAGGGCCAGGTGATTGGCCTCAGCGGTGACACAGGCTATGCCAGCAAGCCGAAGCTGCATTTCGAGCTGCGCAAGGACCGAGTGCCGATCAATCCCATGACCCAATTGCCCACCCCATGA
- a CDS encoding potassium channel family protein produces the protein MKIAPPPSASPMAGFLRRRSALPVWADLAWRVVLVFGLIAIVLALHWFGRDGLKDNYDDQISFIDVLYFTTVTVTTVGYGDIVPVSPEARLFESIFVTPIRLFVWIIFLGTAYNLFFRNILYRWRMARIQADLHNHIVVTGFGTSGQEAVNELLARGTDPREIVVIDGSEKALDHAEALGCNVLCGDSTRDKTLKDVAIHRARTMIVSAGRDDTSILITLTARHLAPRLPISIVVRNEDNEVPARQAGATTVINPVSFAGLLLAGSTSGKHIADYMADLAASGGRVKLHERPVLPQEIGQPLSAIGTGLGVRIYRGDHPIGFWEEGARALQTGDCIIEIVEETGAMPRPDDQ, from the coding sequence ATGAAGATCGCGCCGCCGCCTTCGGCATCGCCCATGGCCGGCTTTCTGCGGCGGCGATCGGCGCTGCCGGTCTGGGCGGACCTCGCCTGGCGGGTGGTGCTGGTCTTTGGCCTGATCGCGATCGTGCTGGCGCTCCACTGGTTCGGGCGCGACGGTCTCAAGGACAATTATGACGACCAGATCAGCTTCATCGACGTGCTCTATTTCACCACGGTCACCGTCACCACGGTCGGCTATGGCGATATCGTGCCGGTCTCGCCCGAAGCGCGCCTGTTCGAATCCATCTTCGTCACGCCGATCCGGCTGTTCGTCTGGATCATCTTTCTGGGCACGGCCTATAATCTCTTCTTCCGCAACATCCTCTACAGGTGGCGCATGGCACGCATTCAGGCCGATCTGCACAATCATATCGTCGTCACCGGTTTCGGCACCAGCGGCCAGGAGGCGGTGAACGAGCTGCTGGCGCGTGGCACCGACCCGCGCGAGATCGTGGTGATCGACGGCAGCGAGAAAGCGCTGGACCATGCCGAGGCGCTGGGCTGCAACGTGCTGTGCGGCGACAGCACCCGCGACAAGACGCTGAAGGACGTGGCCATCCACCGTGCCCGCACGATGATCGTGTCGGCGGGACGCGACGACACGTCGATTCTGATTACGCTCACTGCGCGCCATCTGGCCCCGCGCCTGCCGATCAGCATCGTCGTGCGCAACGAGGATAATGAAGTGCCCGCGCGCCAGGCGGGCGCCACCACGGTCATCAACCCGGTCAGCTTTGCCGGGCTGCTGCTGGCGGGCAGCACCAGCGGCAAGCATATTGCCGACTATATGGCCGATCTCGCCGCCTCGGGCGGCCGGGTGAAGCTGCACGAGCGGCCAGTGCTGCCGCAGGAAATCGGCCAGCCGCTTTCGGCGATCGGCACGGGCCTGGGCGTGCGCATCTATCGCGGCGACCATCCGATCGGCTTCTGGGAGGAAGGCGCGCGAGCGCTCCAGACCGGCGACTGCATCATCGAGATCGTGGAAGAAACCGGCGCCATGCCTCGCCCTGACGATCAATAG